A stretch of the Bartonella henselae str. Houston-1 genome encodes the following:
- the bafA gene encoding BafA family autotransporter translates to MQRKLNVSFWTLLMTSSFLIKTANAETVAESGDKSHRAVGLSEQPREMDKNIINGSFIIKEGEVESVGNGETSKGTLIDEYGLQSIEYGGQTEEVKVYGGEQIILGEGSYAYSSKIQGKGETLGQQNVYDDGVALFTDVMSGGEQNLSTWLGDIGGLAVDTRVFAAGVQNVFAGGRANTVTLEEGALQRVYAGGYVETLMINSGANSLVYSGAILEGAVKINGSGKLHLYAGDGGHQTTAEEILLNGKEAQLYSIATEVNGSSSLIGKLSGNGSVIFTSTATSPDSTKLNSYYSLLYVGDLSGSLHFNLRVNVKERYGDYLIIEEGAGDHTVSVLDSGAEIANNSFQSVNLITDKSGNAHFSLKNRSGEKAATIDGGAYMYSLQQKKGNDGEKKIWYLASAEKVSTSLTTSSNMGLPINGSLGKEEDVTVSQDPIVSSYASDFSFYPDDFIMEKEEESLQSSIISEDSVHISDDGESDDPKWSINTMVEGAGTLYVEAGGFSKNTTIEHGGSEIVAEQGISESTIVYEGGKQNVEGGGVTLKAQIYGGEQLIFGDGYVNGSIAGSSAYNTTIYGQGEIPGYQSVYDDGMAVGTKIMEGGIQTLAKWFSEDDTFAQKSGGLAINTEVFAGGMQRILAGGEADTVTLYTGAVQVVHAGGYVKNLTIENRANSWVSAGAMLEGKITVKDSGQLHLDAGDNDHQTTVEDIDLSGENARLYSISDEFDDKSSYIQKLSGVGEIVFTSAGNDLYYSRLYIDNLSGSMHFNFNVSLAEEKGDYLSIKNGSGYHTISIIDSGIEIANPSSTELDLIVDQSGGAHFTLQNLSGAKVKPVDAGTYLYGLKQKNGDDGNKKIWYLSAVYIDSVQRRGRFFRHLNQNQPISVLSTSLASEEQAAEILCQRGRCRSLRQKPLSSVHPFNAVVGLRKNNIHQNLDQKPSGFDSSTVSISKNQFFEVSYRNHIHQNITKDPQFSSSTSSLEKPASDTSSPTGHYHSSDEQQQSVVSTDGQSLADQMILRPGQQGSSSPQSSQKLSVSHFLTTPSTDAVLSMSVTPALVFHNELQAVRAGRGILDRGKKNTAFWAHAIKSKEHIVADHKDFKLDQTGIVLGVSGVSELMGGEFYIGGFGSYDQARVAHARGGVSGINTYSIGAYATYFDKSGWYLDSILKYNQYQNNLKAVSTNGIAIEGNYNQWGLGTSFEAGYRFETTKSSWMQPYAQLSWLQVEGKEIKLSNEMTGDINAFTSLRSEVGLSAGYEFCLGGDVTSMAYITAAWLRENRDSNRTTINKLHQFVTDLSGNFGKLGIGLSSLVSKKFKLYAEAQYVKGDKVKQSFQGILGVRYSF, encoded by the coding sequence ATGCAACGCAAATTGAACGTGAGTTTTTGGACATTGTTGATGACCAGTAGTTTTCTTATCAAGACTGCAAATGCAGAAACAGTAGCTGAGTCAGGAGACAAATCACACAGAGCAGTAGGTCTAAGTGAACAGCCAAGAGAAATGGATAAGAATATCATCAATGGGAGCTTTATAATTAAGGAGGGTGAAGTTGAGAGTGTCGGAAATGGAGAAACTTCAAAGGGTACTCTTATTGATGAATATGGATTACAGAGTATCGAGTATGGAGGACAAACGGAGGAGGTTAAAGTTTATGGTGGCGAACAAATCATTTTAGGAGAGGGGAGTTATGCTTATAGCTCTAAAATTCAAGGTAAAGGTGAGACATTAGGACAACAGAATGTGTATGATGATGGAGTGGCTCTTTTCACAGATGTTATGAGCGGAGGAGAACAAAATCTTAGTACATGGCTTGGAGATATTGGTGGATTGGCAGTGGATACTAGGGTGTTTGCGGCAGGGGTACAGAATGTTTTTGCTGGTGGGAGAGCGAATACCGTTACTTTGGAAGAAGGAGCCCTTCAAAGAGTCTATGCTGGTGGATATGTAGAAACTCTGATGATTAATAGCGGAGCCAATTCGTTGGTTTATTCTGGTGCAATATTGGAAGGGGCAGTAAAGATTAATGGCTCTGGAAAACTCCATCTTTACGCTGGAGATGGAGGACATCAAACTACAGCAGAAGAGATTCTTTTAAATGGAAAGGAGGCGCAATTATACTCTATTGCTACTGAAGTTAATGGCTCAAGCTCTCTGATTGGGAAATTAAGTGGTAACGGGAGTGTTATTTTCACTTCTACTGCTACCTCTCCTGATTCTACAAAGCTTAATTCTTATTATTCTCTGCTTTATGTTGGTGATCTTTCAGGAAGTCTACATTTCAATTTGAGGGTTAATGTTAAAGAACGCTACGGCGACTACCTTATTATTGAGGAAGGAGCAGGTGATCATACAGTAAGCGTTTTAGATTCTGGTGCTGAAATTGCAAACAACTCCTTCCAATCAGTTAATTTAATTACTGATAAAAGTGGAAACGCTCATTTTTCTTTAAAGAATCGTTCTGGTGAAAAAGCGGCTACTATTGATGGTGGAGCCTATATGTATAGTTTGCAACAGAAAAAGGGTAATGATGGAGAAAAAAAGATTTGGTATTTAGCTTCTGCAGAAAAGGTTTCTACTTCTTTAACCACTTCATCTAATATGGGGTTGCCTATAAATGGATCTCTTGGAAAAGAAGAGGATGTGACAGTTTCACAAGATCCTATAGTCAGTTCTTATGCAAGTGATTTCAGTTTTTATCCAGATGATTTCATTATGGAAAAGGAAGAAGAAAGTTTGCAAAGCTCTATAATCAGTGAGGATAGCGTTCATATTTCTGATGATGGAGAATCAGATGATCCTAAATGGTCCATTAACACTATGGTTGAGGGGGCTGGAACACTCTATGTTGAGGCAGGTGGTTTCAGTAAAAATACGACAATTGAACATGGTGGTTCTGAGATTGTGGCAGAACAAGGTATTTCAGAATCTACTATTGTTTATGAAGGTGGAAAACAAAATGTCGAGGGTGGAGGGGTTACATTGAAAGCTCAAATCTATGGCGGTGAGCAGCTTATTTTTGGAGATGGTTATGTAAATGGGAGTATTGCAGGAAGCAGCGCCTATAACACAACCATTTACGGACAAGGTGAAATACCAGGATATCAGAGTGTATATGATGATGGAATGGCTGTAGGAACAAAAATTATGGAAGGAGGAATACAAACTCTTGCTAAATGGTTCTCAGAGGATGATACTTTTGCACAAAAGAGCGGTGGTTTAGCGATCAATACTGAAGTTTTCGCGGGTGGGATGCAGCGTATTTTAGCAGGAGGTGAAGCGGACACTGTTACTTTATACACTGGTGCTGTTCAAGTAGTTCATGCTGGTGGATACGTGAAAAATCTAACGATTGAAAATAGAGCGAATTCGTGGGTTTCTGCTGGTGCGATGTTAGAAGGGAAAATAACGGTTAAAGATTCTGGACAACTCCATCTTGATGCTGGAGATAATGATCATCAGACTACGGTAGAAGATATTGATTTAAGTGGAGAAAATGCCCGTTTATACTCTATTTCTGATGAATTTGATGACAAAAGTTCTTACATTCAAAAGTTAAGCGGTGTAGGAGAAATTGTTTTTACTTCTGCTGGAAATGATTTGTATTACTCTCGGCTGTATATTGATAATCTTTCGGGTAGTATGCATTTCAATTTTAATGTCAGCCTTGCAGAAGAAAAAGGTGATTATCTCTCTATCAAGAATGGTTCAGGATATCACACAATAAGCATTATAGATTCTGGAATTGAAATTGCCAATCCTTCTTCAACAGAACTTGATTTAATTGTTGATCAAAGTGGAGGGGCGCATTTTACTTTGCAAAATTTATCTGGTGCAAAAGTAAAACCTGTTGATGCTGGAACTTATCTGTATGGTTTAAAACAGAAAAATGGTGATGATGGAAATAAAAAAATTTGGTATTTGTCTGCAGTATACATTGATAGTGTCCAGCGTAGAGGCAGATTTTTCCGACATTTAAATCAAAATCAACCGATTTCTGTTCTTTCAACAAGTCTAGCTTCGGAAGAACAGGCAGCTGAAATTCTGTGTCAAAGAGGGAGGTGCCGAAGTTTACGTCAAAAGCCTCTCTCTTCTGTTCATCCTTTTAATGCTGTTGTAGGGTTACGTAAAAATAATATTCACCAAAATTTAGATCAGAAGCCATCGGGTTTTGATTCTTCAACCGTTTCAATTTCTAAAAATCAGTTTTTTGAGGTTTCATATCGGAATCATATTCACCAGAATATAACTAAAGATCCGCAGTTTTCCTCCTCTACCTCGTCTTTAGAAAAACCAGCGTCTGATACATCGAGTCCAACAGGTCATTATCATTCTTCTGATGAACAACAGCAGTCAGTAGTTTCTACGGATGGCCAATCTTTAGCCGATCAAATGATTTTACGTCCAGGTCAGCAAGGTAGCTCTTCTCCACAATCAAGCCAGAAGCTGTCAGTTTCTCACTTTTTAACCACTCCCTCTACAGATGCAGTATTGTCCATGTCTGTGACTCCAGCACTGGTTTTTCACAATGAGCTGCAAGCTGTACGTGCGGGAAGAGGAATTCTAGACAGAGGTAAGAAAAATACGGCTTTCTGGGCGCACGCAATTAAGAGCAAAGAACACATCGTTGCAGATCATAAAGACTTTAAGCTTGATCAGACAGGTATAGTTTTAGGTGTCAGTGGTGTAAGTGAGTTAATGGGTGGAGAGTTTTATATCGGTGGTTTTGGTAGTTATGATCAAGCACGTGTTGCACATGCACGAGGTGGTGTGAGCGGCATAAACACTTATAGCATTGGAGCGTATGCAACTTATTTTGATAAGAGTGGATGGTATTTAGATAGTATTTTAAAATACAATCAGTATCAGAATAACCTAAAGGCTGTTTCAACGAATGGTATAGCGATTGAAGGAAATTATAATCAATGGGGGTTGGGTACATCATTTGAAGCGGGTTATCGTTTTGAGACAACGAAGAGTAGTTGGATGCAACCTTATGCACAATTGAGCTGGTTGCAGGTAGAGGGTAAAGAGATCAAGCTTTCGAATGAGATGACGGGTGATATAAATGCCTTTACATCCTTACGCAGTGAGGTTGGTTTATCTGCGGGATATGAATTCTGTTTAGGAGGAGATGTTACTTCTATGGCTTACATTACGGCAGCGTGGTTGCGTGAGAATAGAGATAGCAATCGTACGACGATTAATAAGCTGCATCAATTTGTCACGGACTTGTCGGGGAATTTTGGTAAATTGGGGATTGGTTTGAGTAGTTTAGTGAGTAAGAAGTTCAAGCTTTATGCGGAAGCACAGTATGTTAAAGGGGACAAGGTGAAGCAGTCATTCCAAGGTATTTTAGGGGTACGCTATAGTTTTTAA
- the bafA gene encoding BafA family autotransporter, with protein sequence MRYKWKRSYWVLIVSSCFVQVAVAGEEGRSWLLCQPSSYNENEKTLHTQYNEDVRTGNCILGTPDKNILFGMNKGVDALEMLSGLTMKNSSGTLVRKIQGLESKSGGNAVQNAQRRSIPVLKSPELIFVKNGARLENFVLDHNGKAYISNDGEIDSPGQSINNTVRNGAEIYVYAGGLSENSKIEQGGTENVQALKGKQGFSKNAVVKEGGQQSVGNGGKVEGTKIYGGEQLVFGEGDVGGQIKGSSASNTVIYGQGETLGQQKIYDGGITWNTKVMRGGVQEIAKKTQSAKNGGSAFDTQVFGGGKQRILKEGKAIGVTLNETALQEIYADGSVKNLTINDEAKSLVYAGGTLEGKTLVSHSGQLHLYAGKEQHRTTVEEVILNGKETKLYSITDEFDGKSSLIQKLSGEGSVLFAFTGSDPYYSQLHVNNLSGSLHFEFNTTLAQNRGDYLFIENGKGNHTLSVADSGVEITDPFSNKRDLITDRSGEAYFTLTDLSGEKIHAIDGGTYMYDLKQRKGENGKIWFLSADRISGPESSLPDPKDPLVSGGLSTTPSVDAVLSTGVAPGLIFNNELEIVRTGRGVLDKNKKDIGLWTYAIKSRDRIATGHMHFKLEQTGIVVGADQLNELMHGKLYVGGFGSYDQGRVAHARGGDSDLNTYSVGAYATYFDRRGWYLDGVLKYNYYRDNLKALSTNGLVVQSNYNQWAIGGSFEMGCRFEPAQSTWMQPYVKLTGLQVAGKKIILSNGMTADISSLTSLRSEVGLTAGHEFIMNAETLLTAYITAAWLRENINNNHTTINNRHKFITDLSGNAGKLGIGLNSFVNDNLTLYAEAHYLKGHKIKQALQGILGLRYIF encoded by the coding sequence ATGCGATATAAGTGGAAACGGAGTTATTGGGTGCTTATAGTCAGTAGCTGTTTTGTACAAGTAGCTGTTGCGGGTGAGGAGGGGAGGTCATGGCTTTTGTGTCAACCTTCAAGCTATAATGAAAATGAAAAAACATTGCATACTCAATATAATGAGGATGTAAGAACAGGAAATTGTATACTTGGAACACCTGACAAGAATATCCTTTTTGGGATGAACAAGGGGGTAGACGCTTTGGAAATGCTTAGTGGTCTTACCATGAAGAACAGCTCTGGAACATTGGTCAGAAAAATACAAGGACTTGAGAGCAAGAGTGGTGGCAATGCTGTGCAGAATGCGCAAAGAAGAAGTATTCCTGTACTTAAAAGTCCTGAACTCATCTTTGTTAAAAATGGGGCGCGTCTGGAAAATTTTGTACTCGATCATAATGGAAAAGCTTACATTTCAAATGATGGTGAAATAGATAGTCCGGGGCAGTCCATCAATAACACTGTGAGGAATGGCGCAGAGATTTATGTTTATGCGGGAGGTCTCAGTGAGAATAGCAAAATTGAACAGGGTGGGACTGAAAATGTTCAGGCTTTAAAAGGAAAACAAGGCTTTTCAAAAAATGCTGTCGTTAAAGAAGGGGGGCAGCAAAGTGTTGGGAATGGAGGAAAAGTAGAAGGAACCAAAATTTATGGTGGAGAACAGCTTGTTTTCGGGGAAGGGGATGTTGGAGGACAGATTAAAGGGAGTAGTGCTTCTAATACTGTTATTTATGGTCAAGGGGAAACACTAGGACAACAAAAGATATACGATGGAGGGATAACTTGGAATACAAAAGTTATGCGAGGAGGTGTGCAAGAGATTGCAAAAAAGACTCAAAGCGCAAAAAATGGTGGTTCTGCTTTTGATACACAAGTCTTTGGTGGTGGTAAACAGCGTATTTTAAAAGAGGGTAAAGCTATTGGAGTTACTTTAAATGAGACCGCTCTTCAGGAAATATATGCTGATGGATCTGTAAAAAATTTAACAATTAATGATGAAGCAAAATCATTGGTGTATGCTGGTGGTACGTTAGAAGGAAAAACACTGGTAAGTCATTCTGGACAACTTCATCTTTATGCTGGAAAAGAGCAACATCGTACTACAGTAGAAGAGGTTATTTTAAATGGAAAAGAGACAAAATTGTACTCTATCACTGATGAGTTTGATGGCAAAAGCTCTCTCATTCAGAAATTAAGTGGTGAGGGGAGTGTTCTTTTTGCATTTACCGGCTCGGATCCGTATTACTCTCAGCTTCATGTTAATAATCTTTCAGGAAGTTTACATTTCGAGTTTAATACCACTCTTGCACAAAATCGTGGTGATTATCTTTTCATTGAGAATGGCAAAGGTAACCACACACTAAGTGTTGCTGATTCTGGTGTTGAAATTACTGATCCTTTTTCAAATAAGCGTGATTTAATTACGGATCGCAGTGGTGAAGCTTATTTTACTTTGACAGATCTCTCTGGTGAAAAAATTCATGCTATCGATGGTGGGACCTATATGTATGATTTGAAACAGAGAAAGGGTGAAAATGGAAAAATTTGGTTTTTATCTGCGGATCGTATCAGTGGACCAGAATCTTCACTTCCTGATCCGAAAGATCCGTTAGTTTCTGGTGGTCTGTCGACGACTCCTTCAGTTGATGCTGTACTCTCTACAGGGGTAGCTCCTGGACTTATTTTTAATAATGAGTTGGAAATTGTGCGTACTGGCAGAGGGGTTCTGGACAAAAACAAGAAAGACATAGGCTTATGGACTTATGCGATTAAGAGCAGAGACCGCATTGCTACAGGTCATATGCATTTTAAGCTTGAGCAGACAGGTATAGTGGTTGGCGCTGATCAGTTGAACGAATTAATGCATGGAAAGTTGTATGTTGGTGGTTTTGGCAGTTATGATCAAGGACGCGTTGCACATGCGCGAGGTGGTGACAGTGATCTCAACACTTATAGCGTTGGAGCTTACGCAACGTATTTTGATCGTCGCGGATGGTATCTAGATGGTGTTTTGAAATATAATTATTATCGTGATAATTTAAAAGCTCTTTCAACGAATGGTTTAGTCGTTCAAAGTAATTATAATCAGTGGGCAATAGGTGGGTCATTTGAAATGGGCTGTCGTTTTGAACCAGCGCAGAGCACTTGGATGCAACCTTATGTCAAATTAACAGGTTTGCAAGTTGCAGGTAAAAAAATCATACTTTCCAATGGAATGACAGCTGATATAAGTTCATTGACTTCATTACGTAGCGAAGTTGGATTAACTGCAGGGCATGAATTTATTATGAATGCAGAAACTTTATTAACAGCTTATATTACGGCAGCTTGGTTGCGTGAGAATATAAATAATAATCATACGACAATTAATAACCGGCATAAATTTATTACCGATTTGTCAGGAAATGCCGGTAAATTGGGAATAGGTTTAAACAGTTTTGTTAATGATAACTTAACGCTTTATGCAGAAGCGCATTATCTTAAAGGACATAAGATTAAGCAAGCACTTCAAGGCATTTTGGGGTTACGTTATATTTTTTAA
- a CDS encoding MFS transporter encodes MSINSETQGISKQNSPRRILFASLIGPTIEFFDFYVFATAAALIFPHVFFPTQNDQIAILQSFLIFGAAFFARPLGSIIFGHFGDKIGRKATLIAALLTMGLSTVIIGFLPTYETAGWFAPFFLTLCRIGQGMGLGGEWGGAVLLATENAPPQKRGWYAMFPQLGVPIGLFLSIVVYLGLLHFLDHDELLAWGWRIPFIASVFLMLVGLWVRLSINETVEFKKTLERKERVQVPIIDVFLKCPRILFLGTFAGMATFVLFYLVTAYLLSYSTNHLQLSFYQALQVEVIGAIFCGIFTVLTGKLADRIKRRTLMICITIITGIYSFAIPYFLSSGVIGVLAMSTIGLSIMGMVYSPLGAVLASPYPTAIRYTGSSITFNLAGIVGASLAPYIAEYLVQHFDTSYIGYYLLLASFISLLCFVGFTDEEISN; translated from the coding sequence ATGTCTATAAACTCAGAAACACAAGGTATAAGCAAACAAAACTCTCCTCGTCGCATTTTGTTTGCAAGCCTTATTGGTCCAACAATTGAATTCTTTGATTTTTATGTCTTTGCAACTGCCGCAGCTCTCATATTTCCTCATGTGTTTTTTCCAACGCAAAATGATCAAATTGCCATTTTGCAATCTTTTCTGATCTTTGGAGCAGCCTTTTTTGCACGCCCCCTTGGATCAATTATCTTTGGACATTTTGGAGATAAAATTGGACGAAAAGCAACCCTTATCGCCGCTCTTCTAACGATGGGACTATCAACAGTCATTATTGGTTTTCTTCCTACTTATGAAACAGCTGGATGGTTTGCTCCCTTTTTCTTAACCCTATGCCGTATTGGACAAGGAATGGGGTTGGGAGGCGAATGGGGTGGAGCCGTTCTGCTTGCAACAGAAAATGCTCCTCCCCAAAAGCGTGGATGGTATGCAATGTTTCCTCAATTAGGCGTTCCAATTGGTTTGTTCTTATCTATTGTCGTTTATTTAGGTCTATTGCATTTCCTTGATCATGACGAACTTTTAGCATGGGGATGGCGCATTCCTTTTATTGCTTCAGTTTTTCTAATGCTTGTGGGATTATGGGTTCGTCTCTCAATCAACGAAACAGTTGAATTCAAAAAAACTCTTGAACGCAAAGAGCGTGTTCAAGTCCCTATAATAGATGTCTTTTTAAAATGCCCACGAATCTTATTTCTTGGGACATTTGCTGGTATGGCAACATTTGTTTTATTTTATTTGGTCACCGCATATTTGTTAAGTTATTCAACAAACCATTTGCAATTGTCATTTTATCAGGCTCTCCAAGTAGAAGTCATTGGTGCTATCTTTTGCGGAATTTTCACTGTCCTAACTGGAAAACTCGCTGATCGTATTAAACGCAGAACTTTGATGATTTGCATCACAATAATTACTGGTATCTATTCTTTCGCAATTCCTTATTTCTTAAGCTCTGGAGTCATAGGAGTGCTTGCAATGTCTACCATTGGTTTGTCGATCATGGGAATGGTGTATAGTCCTCTTGGTGCTGTTTTAGCTTCACCATACCCAACAGCAATTCGATACACTGGTTCTTCTATAACCTTCAACTTAGCCGGTATCGTAGGTGCATCTCTTGCACCTTATATTGCGGAATATCTGGTACAGCATTTTGATACTTCTTATATCGGCTATTATTTACTTCTTGCCTCTTTTATTTCACTACTTTGCTTTGTTGGATTTACGGATGAGGAAATATCAAACTAG